Proteins found in one Erythrobacter sp. KY5 genomic segment:
- the smpB gene encoding SsrA-binding protein SmpB, with amino-acid sequence MARLKPKTFDKQRTVAENRRARFDYAIEDKFEAGLALQGTEVKALRAGEATIAESYAEVRDGEVWLINSNIPEYSHGNRLNHEPRRPRKLLLNGREINKLFGAVERKGMTLVPLSIYFNAHGRAKVELALAKGKQAHDKRATIKERDWKRDKARIMRDRT; translated from the coding sequence ATGGCACGGCTCAAACCAAAGACTTTCGACAAACAGAGAACCGTCGCGGAAAACCGCCGCGCGCGCTTCGACTATGCAATCGAGGACAAGTTCGAAGCCGGCCTTGCGTTGCAGGGGACCGAGGTAAAGGCCCTGCGCGCGGGCGAGGCGACGATTGCCGAAAGCTATGCCGAGGTGCGCGATGGAGAGGTTTGGCTGATCAATTCGAACATTCCGGAATACAGCCACGGCAACCGCTTGAACCACGAACCGCGCCGCCCGCGAAAATTGCTGCTCAACGGACGCGAGATCAACAAGCTGTTCGGTGCGGTCGAGAGGAAAGGCATGACGCTCGTCCCGCTGTCGATCTATTTTAATGCACATGGGCGCGCGAAGGTTGAGCTCGCTCTTGCCAAGGGCAAGCAGGCGCATGACAAGCGTGCGACCATCAAGGAGCGCGACTGGAAGCGCGACAAGGCAAGGATCATGCGCGACCGCACGTGA
- a CDS encoding succinylglutamate desuccinylase/aspartoacylase family protein yields MDTSEVKAFELGGETIAPGTEADIGLPITTMATGYSSQLAVRVLHGAKPGPTVFLSAAIHGDEIVGTAIIQRIANQLSPEKLSGTLMLVPVANIYGFLTHTRYLPDRRDLNRSFPGNANGSLAGQVANVFFSEVVSRASLGIDIHTAAVHRYNLPQIRIAAGDKKLVELAMAFGPPVIIESPLRDGSLRALAARENVQMLLMETGEALRFDRFSMETGVAGIIRVLAHLGMIEADDGLTEVAIPARSNKTQWVRSPRGGVTHRMRKSGDAVKKGDLLAAVAGLFGEEPLEILSPTDGIIIGHATLPVVHQGDALFHIAHVDHPERVGARIEGLADAIYASEPEGFAETLLDEDEVL; encoded by the coding sequence ATGGACACATCTGAAGTGAAAGCTTTCGAACTCGGCGGAGAGACCATCGCGCCGGGGACCGAGGCAGATATCGGCCTGCCCATCACGACGATGGCGACCGGCTATTCCTCGCAGCTTGCGGTGCGCGTTCTGCATGGGGCCAAGCCGGGGCCGACTGTTTTCCTCAGTGCGGCGATCCACGGCGACGAGATTGTCGGCACGGCAATCATCCAGCGGATCGCCAACCAGCTTTCGCCAGAGAAGTTATCCGGCACGCTGATGCTGGTGCCGGTTGCGAATATCTACGGCTTTCTCACCCACACGCGCTATTTGCCCGACCGGCGCGATCTCAATCGCTCGTTTCCGGGCAACGCCAACGGCTCGCTCGCGGGGCAGGTCGCCAACGTGTTCTTCAGCGAAGTCGTGAGCCGCGCCTCGCTCGGCATCGACATCCATACCGCGGCCGTCCATCGCTACAACCTGCCCCAGATCCGCATTGCTGCGGGGGACAAGAAGCTGGTCGAGCTTGCCATGGCCTTTGGCCCGCCGGTCATTATCGAGAGCCCTCTGCGCGACGGTTCGCTGCGCGCGCTCGCCGCCAGGGAGAACGTGCAAATGCTCCTGATGGAAACGGGAGAGGCGCTTCGCTTCGATCGCTTTTCCATGGAGACCGGCGTTGCAGGCATCATCCGGGTGCTCGCGCATCTCGGGATGATCGAAGCCGACGACGGCCTTACCGAAGTTGCAATCCCCGCCCGCTCGAACAAGACGCAATGGGTCCGCTCCCCGCGCGGGGGAGTGACGCACCGGATGCGCAAGTCGGGCGATGCCGTGAAGAAAGGCGATCTGCTCGCAGCCGTCGCGGGTCTGTTCGGGGAAGAGCCGCTGGAAATCCTGAGCCCCACCGACGGCATCATTATCGGCCACGCGACGCTCCCTGTCGTTCATCAGGGCGATGCTCTGTTTCATATCGCCCATGTCGATCACCCCGAACGCGTCGGCGCCCGGATCGAAGGCCTCGCCGATGCGATCTATGCCAGCGAACCCGAAGGCTTTGCCGAAACGCTGCTGGACGAGGACGAAGTGCTTTAG
- a CDS encoding DUF2062 domain-containing protein codes for MSSQRTSSPSFFQRPFRWIGHTLARYMPSREEMARSRYLAPIAPRFLSPELWRFTRRSVPRGVALGLFSAFILPVGQIFLAAFLALPARANVPLAAAVTFVTNPFTIAFWAVVANRVGTFVLKIDAAAAQVASAKGSTWWASFVDFFELAGVTVAGFVVLAVVSSAIGYLISGAIWRFIVARKRAKRLKVMAGGST; via the coding sequence ATGAGCAGTCAGCGAACCTCCTCCCCCAGCTTCTTCCAGCGCCCGTTTCGCTGGATAGGGCACACGCTTGCGCGCTACATGCCAAGCCGCGAGGAAATGGCGCGTAGCAGATATCTTGCCCCCATCGCGCCTCGTTTCCTGTCGCCGGAACTGTGGCGTTTTACTAGGCGGTCGGTTCCCCGCGGGGTGGCGCTGGGGCTGTTCAGCGCATTCATTCTGCCGGTCGGGCAGATCTTCCTCGCCGCGTTTCTCGCTCTGCCTGCAAGGGCCAATGTGCCGCTCGCAGCGGCGGTGACCTTCGTCACCAACCCGTTCACCATCGCGTTTTGGGCGGTGGTCGCGAATCGTGTGGGCACGTTCGTGCTCAAGATCGACGCCGCCGCAGCGCAAGTGGCGAGCGCAAAGGGTTCGACCTGGTGGGCGTCCTTCGTCGACTTTTTCGAACTTGCCGGAGTGACCGTTGCAGGCTTTGTCGTGCTCGCCGTTGTTTCATCGGCGATCGGTTATCTCATCTCCGGCGCTATCTGGCGATTTATCGTTGCACGCAAGCGGGCAAAACGGCTGAAAGTGATGGCGGGCGGCTCGACCTGA
- the alaS gene encoding alanine--tRNA ligase: MTSTNDIRRSFLDFFANEDHVEVQSAPLVPHNDPTLMFVNAGMVPFKNVFTGLETPPGPRATSSQKCVRAGGKHNDLDNVGYTARHHTFFEMLGNFSFGDYFKEQAILNAWTLLTKEWGLAPEKLTATIYHTDDEAFDLWRKISGLPEERIIRIATADNFWSMGDTGPCGPCSEIFYDHGDHIPGGPPGSPDEDGDRFIEIWNLVFMQFEQAADGTRRDLPSPSIDTGMGLERIAAVMQGVHDNYDTDTFKALIAASENLTEVPATGENTASHRVIADHLRSTSFLMADGVLPSNEGRGYVLRRIMRRAMRHAHLLGASEPLMHRLVPSLVSEMGQAYPGLQRGQALIEEVLLREETQFRKTLDKGLKLLDEATGSMSDGGELDGETAFKLYDTFGFPYDLTEDALRARGISVDREGFESAMARQKAAARAAWKGSGEAASDEIWFDIAEREGATEFIGYAATSGEGTVVALVKDGAEVERASAGEEVVVLTNQTAFYGESGGQTGDTGSISTPGGLAAEVIETNKPLGRLHAHRTKITAGEIAVGDNVQLDVDAERRTQIRANHSATHLVHAALRNQLGDHVTQKGSLVSQERLRFDFSHPKPLSAEDIAAIEDEVNAEILANEPVATRLMSPDDAVEAGALALFGEKYGDEVRVLSMGRAGGSGRNYSVELCGGTHVNATGDIGLFRIVSEGAVSSGVRRIEALTGDAARSWLVAREEALKSAASAIRATPEEVPARVAALLDERKRLERELAEAKKALALGGGGSGSGGAASTDEQVAGVAFSGQVLDGLNPKELRPLLDKAKARLGTGVAAIVAVNDGKASIAAAVTDDLTERFSAVDLVRAGVEALGGKGGGGRPDMAQGGGPDGSKAAEAIASVKSMLESA; this comes from the coding sequence ATGACTTCGACCAACGATATTCGCCGCTCCTTTCTCGACTTCTTCGCGAATGAAGATCACGTCGAGGTGCAAAGCGCGCCGCTCGTCCCGCATAACGATCCGACGCTCATGTTCGTCAATGCGGGTATGGTTCCGTTCAAGAACGTCTTCACCGGTCTGGAGACACCTCCGGGGCCACGCGCAACATCCTCGCAGAAGTGCGTGCGCGCGGGCGGCAAGCACAACGATCTCGACAATGTCGGCTATACCGCTCGCCACCACACCTTCTTTGAGATGCTCGGCAACTTCTCGTTTGGCGACTATTTCAAGGAACAGGCTATTCTCAACGCCTGGACCCTGCTGACGAAAGAATGGGGACTTGCGCCTGAGAAGCTGACCGCGACGATCTATCACACCGATGACGAAGCCTTCGACCTTTGGCGCAAGATTTCCGGCCTCCCGGAAGAGCGCATCATCCGCATCGCAACCGCCGATAATTTCTGGTCGATGGGCGATACCGGCCCCTGCGGTCCTTGCTCAGAGATCTTCTACGATCATGGCGACCACATTCCCGGCGGCCCTCCCGGCAGCCCTGATGAAGACGGCGACCGCTTCATCGAAATCTGGAACCTGGTCTTCATGCAGTTCGAACAGGCCGCCGACGGCACGCGCCGCGACCTGCCAAGCCCCTCGATCGACACCGGCATGGGTCTGGAACGCATCGCCGCCGTCATGCAGGGCGTTCACGACAACTACGACACCGACACATTCAAGGCGCTCATCGCGGCATCGGAGAACCTGACCGAGGTTCCCGCGACCGGCGAGAACACCGCCTCGCACCGCGTGATTGCCGATCATCTTCGTTCGACCTCGTTCCTGATGGCCGACGGCGTGCTGCCGTCAAACGAGGGGCGCGGATATGTGCTGCGCCGGATTATGCGCCGCGCGATGCGCCACGCCCACCTGCTGGGCGCAAGCGAGCCCTTGATGCATCGCCTCGTGCCCTCGCTCGTCTCCGAGATGGGTCAGGCCTATCCCGGTCTTCAGCGCGGGCAAGCCCTGATCGAAGAGGTTCTGCTGCGCGAAGAAACGCAGTTCCGCAAAACGCTCGACAAGGGGTTGAAGCTCCTCGACGAGGCGACTGGATCGATGTCCGATGGCGGTGAGCTAGACGGCGAGACAGCGTTCAAGCTCTACGACACATTCGGCTTCCCGTACGATCTCACCGAAGACGCGCTGCGCGCGCGGGGAATCAGCGTCGACCGCGAAGGCTTCGAAAGTGCCATGGCCCGTCAGAAAGCGGCCGCGCGCGCTGCATGGAAAGGGTCGGGCGAAGCGGCCTCGGACGAAATCTGGTTCGACATTGCAGAGCGCGAAGGCGCGACCGAATTTATAGGGTACGCCGCAACCTCGGGCGAGGGCACGGTCGTCGCGCTCGTCAAGGATGGTGCGGAAGTCGAACGCGCGTCTGCGGGTGAAGAGGTCGTCGTCCTGACCAATCAGACAGCCTTTTATGGCGAAAGCGGTGGCCAGACGGGCGACACCGGTTCGATCAGCACGCCCGGTGGGCTGGCGGCTGAAGTCATCGAAACCAACAAGCCGCTTGGCCGGTTGCACGCACACCGCACGAAAATCACCGCTGGCGAGATTGCCGTGGGTGACAATGTGCAGCTTGATGTCGACGCCGAGCGCCGCACGCAAATCCGTGCCAACCACTCAGCAACACACCTCGTCCACGCGGCGCTTCGCAACCAGCTCGGCGATCACGTGACGCAGAAGGGTTCGCTTGTCTCGCAAGAGCGCCTGCGTTTCGATTTCTCACACCCCAAGCCGCTGTCAGCTGAAGACATTGCCGCGATCGAGGATGAGGTGAACGCCGAAATTCTCGCGAATGAGCCCGTGGCGACACGCCTTATGAGCCCCGACGATGCGGTCGAGGCAGGTGCACTCGCCCTGTTCGGTGAGAAGTATGGCGACGAAGTCCGCGTTCTGTCGATGGGCCGCGCGGGCGGCAGCGGCCGCAATTACTCGGTCGAGCTGTGCGGCGGCACGCACGTGAACGCGACAGGCGATATCGGCCTTTTCCGGATCGTGTCAGAAGGGGCGGTTTCCTCGGGAGTGCGCCGGATCGAGGCGCTCACCGGCGATGCTGCGCGCAGCTGGCTGGTCGCGCGCGAGGAAGCGCTGAAGTCCGCAGCTAGCGCAATTCGCGCAACGCCCGAGGAAGTCCCGGCGCGCGTCGCGGCCTTGCTCGATGAGCGCAAGCGGCTTGAGAGGGAGCTGGCCGAAGCGAAGAAGGCACTTGCCCTTGGTGGCGGTGGATCGGGAAGCGGCGGTGCTGCGTCGACTGATGAACAAGTTGCTGGCGTTGCCTTCAGTGGGCAGGTTCTCGACGGCCTCAATCCCAAGGAACTGCGCCCGCTTCTCGATAAGGCCAAGGCGAGGTTGGGCACCGGCGTTGCTGCGATTGTCGCCGTGAACGATGGTAAGGCAAGCATCGCAGCCGCCGTCACCGATGATCTGACCGAAAGGTTCAGCGCGGTCGACTTGGTGCGCGCAGGCGTGGAAGCGCTTGGCGGGAAGGGCGGCGGCGGTCGTCCGGACATGGCGCAAGGCGGAGGCCCCGACGGCTCAAAAGCCGCCGAGGCCATCGCCTCGGTCAAATCCATGCTGGAAAGCGCGTAA
- the recA gene encoding recombinase RecA — translation MATNLKLVEKEKDVDRQKALDAALAQIDRAFGKGSAMKLGSKEAMQVESISTGSLGLDIALGIGGLPKGRVIEVYGPESSGKTTLALHCIAEAQKAGGTAAFVDAEHALDPVYAKKLGVDIDELIVSQPDTGEQALEITDTLVRSNAVDVLVVDSVAALVPRAEIEGEMGDSHVGLQARLMSQSLRKLTGSINRSKCMVIFINQLRMKIGVMYGNPETTTGGNALKFYASVRLDIRRTGQIKDRDEVIGNSTRVKVVKNKVAPPFKQVEFDIMYGEGISKIGEILDLGVKAGIVEKSGSWYSYDSVRIGQGRENAKVYLKENPEVCDKLEAAIRGKTDEVAEEMMTGPDADTDS, via the coding sequence ATGGCTACCAATCTTAAGCTCGTAGAGAAGGAAAAAGACGTGGACCGTCAAAAGGCGCTCGACGCCGCTCTTGCACAAATCGATCGCGCATTCGGCAAGGGTTCGGCGATGAAGCTGGGCTCGAAAGAGGCTATGCAGGTTGAATCGATTTCGACCGGATCGCTTGGCCTCGATATTGCTCTTGGCATTGGCGGCCTGCCCAAAGGCCGCGTGATCGAAGTCTATGGCCCGGAAAGCTCGGGCAAGACGACGCTCGCACTGCACTGCATTGCCGAGGCACAGAAAGCTGGCGGTACGGCGGCCTTCGTCGATGCCGAGCACGCGCTTGACCCGGTCTATGCGAAGAAGCTGGGCGTCGATATCGACGAACTGATCGTCTCGCAGCCCGACACCGGCGAACAGGCACTCGAAATTACCGACACGCTGGTCCGCTCGAACGCGGTTGACGTGCTGGTGGTCGACTCGGTCGCGGCGCTTGTCCCGCGCGCAGAAATCGAAGGCGAAATGGGCGATTCCCACGTCGGCCTGCAAGCGCGCCTGATGTCCCAATCGCTGCGCAAGCTGACCGGGTCGATCAACCGTTCCAAGTGCATGGTGATCTTCATCAATCAGCTGCGCATGAAGATCGGCGTGATGTACGGCAACCCTGAGACGACGACGGGCGGTAACGCGCTCAAGTTCTACGCCTCGGTCCGCCTCGACATTCGCCGCACAGGCCAGATCAAGGACCGCGATGAGGTGATCGGCAACTCGACCCGCGTGAAAGTGGTCAAGAACAAGGTCGCCCCGCCGTTCAAGCAGGTTGAGTTCGACATCATGTATGGCGAAGGCATCTCGAAGATCGGCGAAATTCTCGATCTTGGTGTGAAGGCCGGCATCGTCGAGAAATCGGGCAGCTGGTATTCCTATGACAGCGTTCGCATCGGCCAGGGCCGAGAGAATGCGAAGGTCTACCTCAAGGAAAACCCTGAAGTTTGCGACAAGTTGGAAGCCGCCATCCGCGGTAAAACCGACGAGGTTGCCGAGGAAATGATGACGGGCCCGGACGCGGATACCGACAGCTGA
- a CDS encoding response regulator, giving the protein MKSPSTDIASKSSPSLLLAGVGAGLFLSALAVFLVSGDWVVGTAYAAGLIVLLAAAFAFERYSSEPSKTEISAPDWSVTVAAIEASGGAVDERASEAIAITDRANRLVCANSAFTNAFGGESAPPALPLDRPELEAMSKLAREAWRDGNAVLASLDSQDGREFSVTAVRAGRGDDHLIWRFVPIIAATNDPLAQIDLAGPFGAMLSRAGIEAAITGPDGIIRSVSAGFAERASGDDAATLAGQEFVALLRADERDRIFFAREGRSGTPQTLIDVPLSEPGLAGITPGPDEGLSMMLLVDSGVGIGTGWDGASQAGVAQLEALLSQLPLGLAMADRDGRFLFGNEAFLRSVNREGRGLPPFPTDLVVREDKGALSDAVRRHGRGPAASGDMAVRLTSSPEEPVSMGLAGVRGLGEAAVLLSLADSSEENQLKRQVAQATKMQAVGQLAGGVAHDFNNVLTAIIGTCDLMLLRHTPGDSDYDDIQQIRANSNRAASLTRQLLAFSRQQTLRPEILQLPDVVSEVSPLIKRLLGEKIDYYVQHDRNLGAVRADPQQLEQVIMNLAVNARDAINSNIAQGRALGGKRQGRIALLTRSLESNQVVKLGSEILPPADYTVLIVEDNGGGIPTEVLPKLFEPFFTTKEQGKGTGLGLSTVYGIVKQSGGFIFADNATDAAGRPKGARFTIYFPVHKGEVPRKPIAPVSEASSEWSVGGKILLVEDEDMVRVVAERALSRAGFQVTPCAGGEEGLAAIEGEDGFDLVVSDVVMPGMDGPAMVREIRKARPDIPVLFMSGYAEESLRKDIDIPNMHFIPKPFSVAAISDKVGEVMRAAKAAQDA; this is encoded by the coding sequence GTGAAATCCCCCAGCACCGACATTGCGTCAAAATCCTCGCCATCGCTTCTGCTTGCAGGAGTGGGCGCAGGGCTGTTCCTGAGCGCGCTTGCGGTGTTCCTCGTCAGCGGGGACTGGGTCGTCGGCACTGCATATGCGGCGGGCCTGATCGTGCTTCTGGCCGCCGCCTTTGCCTTCGAACGCTACTCGTCGGAACCGTCAAAGACCGAGATATCTGCGCCGGACTGGTCGGTAACCGTCGCGGCGATAGAGGCAAGCGGCGGCGCAGTGGACGAACGCGCGTCTGAAGCCATCGCGATCACCGACAGGGCAAACCGGCTAGTCTGCGCCAACAGCGCCTTTACCAACGCCTTTGGCGGAGAAAGCGCCCCGCCGGCGCTCCCGCTGGACCGGCCCGAACTCGAAGCCATGAGCAAGCTCGCGCGCGAGGCATGGCGCGATGGCAATGCTGTTTTGGCGTCGCTTGATAGTCAGGACGGCAGGGAATTTTCGGTCACTGCGGTGCGAGCCGGGCGGGGCGATGATCATCTTATCTGGCGCTTTGTCCCGATCATCGCTGCGACAAACGATCCGCTTGCCCAGATCGACCTCGCCGGGCCGTTTGGCGCCATGCTCAGCCGCGCCGGGATCGAGGCCGCGATCACCGGTCCCGACGGCATCATCCGTTCGGTCAGCGCCGGGTTCGCAGAGCGCGCTTCGGGTGACGATGCCGCCACGCTTGCCGGTCAGGAGTTCGTCGCATTGCTCCGCGCCGACGAACGCGATCGCATCTTTTTTGCGCGCGAGGGTCGCAGCGGTACACCGCAGACCCTGATCGACGTGCCGCTGAGCGAGCCGGGACTTGCAGGGATTACGCCTGGACCGGACGAGGGGCTTTCGATGATGCTGCTTGTCGATAGCGGCGTTGGCATCGGAACCGGCTGGGACGGCGCGTCACAGGCAGGCGTCGCTCAGCTTGAAGCGCTGCTTTCGCAATTGCCGCTCGGCCTCGCGATGGCCGACCGCGACGGGCGCTTCCTGTTCGGGAACGAGGCTTTCCTGCGCTCGGTCAATCGAGAGGGGCGGGGTCTTCCGCCGTTCCCGACCGATCTCGTGGTGCGAGAGGACAAGGGCGCGCTTTCGGACGCCGTGCGCCGCCACGGACGCGGCCCAGCGGCCAGCGGCGACATGGCCGTGCGTCTGACTTCCAGCCCTGAAGAGCCGGTGTCCATGGGCCTTGCCGGAGTGCGCGGGCTGGGCGAGGCGGCGGTGCTGCTCAGCCTTGCCGATTCGAGCGAGGAGAACCAGCTCAAGCGACAGGTTGCGCAGGCGACCAAGATGCAGGCGGTGGGCCAGCTTGCAGGCGGTGTCGCACACGATTTCAACAACGTGCTGACCGCGATCATCGGCACCTGCGACCTCATGCTGCTGCGCCACACGCCGGGCGACAGCGATTATGACGACATCCAGCAGATCCGCGCCAACTCCAACCGCGCCGCATCGCTGACACGGCAATTGCTCGCCTTCTCGCGCCAGCAGACCCTGCGTCCGGAAATCCTGCAACTGCCCGACGTGGTGAGCGAGGTAAGCCCCCTTATCAAGCGGCTGCTTGGCGAGAAGATCGACTATTACGTTCAGCACGACCGCAACCTTGGCGCGGTGCGCGCAGACCCTCAGCAGCTTGAGCAGGTCATCATGAACCTTGCGGTCAATGCGCGCGATGCGATCAATTCCAATATTGCTCAAGGGCGCGCATTGGGCGGAAAGCGTCAGGGTCGAATTGCGCTTCTGACCCGCAGCCTCGAATCCAACCAGGTCGTGAAGCTGGGTTCTGAGATTTTGCCGCCTGCCGATTACACCGTGCTTATAGTCGAGGATAATGGCGGCGGCATCCCGACCGAAGTTCTGCCCAAACTGTTCGAGCCGTTCTTCACCACGAAGGAGCAGGGCAAGGGCACGGGCCTTGGCCTTTCCACGGTCTATGGGATCGTCAAGCAATCGGGCGGCTTCATCTTCGCAGACAACGCGACCGACGCCGCCGGCAGGCCAAAGGGAGCGCGTTTCACGATCTATTTCCCCGTCCACAAGGGCGAGGTACCGCGCAAGCCGATCGCTCCTGTCAGCGAGGCGTCCTCGGAATGGTCGGTCGGCGGCAAAATCCTGCTGGTCGAGGATGAGGACATGGTCCGCGTGGTCGCGGAACGCGCATTGTCCCGCGCCGGATTTCAGGTCACACCGTGCGCAGGCGGGGAAGAGGGGCTCGCCGCAATCGAGGGCGAGGACGGTTTCGACCTTGTCGTCAGCGATGTGGTGATGCCTGGAATGGACGGACCTGCGATGGTGCGCGAAATCAGGAAGGCGCGTCCTGATATCCCTGTGCTTTTCATGTCCGGCTATGCGGAGGAATCGCTGCGCAAGGATATCGACATTCCCAACATGCACTTCATCCCAAAGCCGTTCAGCGTGGCCGCGATCAGCGACAAGGTCGGCGAAGTCATGAGGGCGGCCAAGGCAGCGCAGGACGCCTGA
- the dapA gene encoding 4-hydroxy-tetrahydrodipicolinate synthase: protein MFSGSIPALATPFRDGSFDESAFRKLVDWQIENGSSGLVPCGTTGEASTLSNAEHHRVIEVCIEQAAGRVPVIAGCGSNDTRNAALHMNFAKKAGAAAGLCVAPYYNRPSQAGLIAHFSYLAENCDLPIVLYNVPSRTVTDIEDETVVELVRMFPEQIIAIKDASGDLSRVADHRMGIGREFCQLSGNDELWLPHSAAGGRGAISVTANVAPALCSEFHAAIAANDLKKARELNDRLFPLHYAMFSDASPAPVKYALSRVHDWFSPSVRLPIVEASEASRKAVDAALEHAGLI, encoded by the coding sequence ATGTTCAGCGGCTCCATTCCGGCTCTGGCGACTCCTTTTCGCGACGGATCGTTTGATGAAAGCGCGTTTCGCAAACTGGTTGACTGGCAAATAGAAAACGGCAGCTCGGGACTTGTTCCCTGCGGCACGACCGGAGAGGCCTCGACGCTATCCAATGCAGAGCACCACCGCGTGATCGAGGTGTGCATAGAACAGGCCGCTGGGCGCGTTCCGGTGATTGCCGGCTGCGGATCGAACGACACGCGCAACGCCGCGCTTCACATGAACTTTGCGAAGAAAGCGGGCGCGGCAGCGGGCCTGTGCGTGGCGCCTTACTATAACCGGCCAAGCCAGGCGGGGCTCATCGCGCATTTCAGCTACCTTGCCGAAAATTGCGACCTTCCGATCGTGCTCTACAACGTGCCGAGCCGGACGGTGACGGACATCGAGGACGAAACGGTCGTCGAACTGGTCAGAATGTTCCCCGAACAGATCATCGCGATCAAGGACGCATCAGGCGACTTATCGCGGGTTGCCGATCATCGCATGGGGATCGGGCGCGAGTTTTGCCAGCTTTCGGGCAATGACGAATTGTGGCTGCCTCATTCGGCCGCCGGGGGCAGGGGGGCGATTTCGGTGACGGCCAATGTTGCACCTGCGCTGTGTTCGGAATTCCACGCAGCGATTGCCGCGAACGACCTCAAGAAAGCGCGTGAGCTGAATGACCGCCTGTTCCCGCTCCACTATGCGATGTTCTCAGACGCATCGCCTGCTCCCGTAAAGTACGCACTGAGCCGCGTGCATGACTGGTTTTCGCCCTCCGTGCGCCTGCCCATCGTCGAGGCTAGCGAGGCATCGCGCAAAGCGGTGGACGCGGCGCTTGAGCATGCGGGATTGATCTAA